The following DNA comes from Microbacterium terregens.
AGCCGTCGGAGACCTCCTGCTCGAAGGTGAGCCGGTCCTTCTCGGGCCCCATCACGCAGGTGCCGCGGCCGGCGTCCAGACGGAGGAACTGGTCGGTCTCCGGATGCACTTCCAGCCCGATCGACTCACCGGGTGCGATCGACATCAGCGTGACCTGCAGGTACTTCCCGGTCCACGCGACCGTGCGATACGTCGCGTTCTCGCGGGTGGCGGTCTCGATGTCGAACGCGTGGGGATTCGGCCCGTTGTCCTCGATGTGCACGCTGAGGGCTCCATTCGCTTCGGGGTGTCGTTGTCTGGAGTGTCGCCTCTTCAGCGATGGCGCGCAAGAGGACTGCGCAACCCGGCCGACTGCGCACGCAGCGGGCGACGAGCGGACGAGCGCCCCGCGGGGGCCTGAGGCGCAGAGGCGGCGCGCCGAGCTCACGCGGCTGCGTCGGCCGCCTCGCGCCACGCCGGCGGCAGCATCCGGAAGTACAGCTCGTCGCCGGCATGCTGCACGTCCGGCGAGCCCATCGTCACTCGCTGCACGGCTGGGTGGGCGCCGTCGTGACCGCCGTTGCGAAGACGGGGTGCAGCGCCTGGACCACCTGGAAGATCTCCTCGCCGGTGCCGCCGTCGCCGTTGGCGAACGCGACGAACACGGCATCGGTCGTCGCGAAGTAGGTGACATTCGTGCCGTACCCGGGCTCCGCCCCGGAGTGGCCGAGGTCGAGGATGCACCCCGTGGCAAGGTCGCGGTGCACCTGAACCCCGAGCCCGTAGGCAAGCCCGTCCGGACCGGAATCCGGCGCGGTGTCACTGTTGCGGGCGACGAGCATCTCGGGCGAGAGGCCGGCCCCCGCCCCGATGGCCACACCCCACGCACGCATGTCCTCCAGCGTGGAGACCATGGCGCCTGCCGCCCAGCTCTCGGCGTTGGACCAGTCGATGGTGTCGGTGGGCTGCGGCATGTCCGGGCAGAACATCGTGTACCCGTGCGTCGCGGGTGCGTCCACCTGCCCGTCCGGCGCGAACCGGCTGCGGCTCATGCCGAACGGTTCGGTGATCCTGTCCTGGATCAGGTCGGCGAGCTGTGCGCCGGTCGTCTGCTCGAGGATGCGCCCGAGGAGGAACGTGTTGAAGCCGGAGTACGTGAAGCCGTCGCCCGGCGCGAAGCTGCTCCGCGGGGTCGTCGCTCCGATGGCGATGACTGCTTCGGGGTCGGGCGCCGCGCGCGTGTCCGCGCAGATGCGCGCGATCTGCTCCATCCCGGGAGGACCGATGCCGCTGGACATGTTCATCAGCATGCGCACGGTGATGCGCGATGCCTCGGGAAAGTCCGGATACCAGCGATCGATCGTGTCCTCCAGCGTGAGGCCGGACGTCCCCTCGCCGATGATCTGCAGGGCGACGCTGGTGACGATGCTCTTGGTGACGCTGCCGATCTTCTGCTGGTTGCCCGGCTTCATCGGCTCACCCGTCTCGAGGTTCGCCGTCCCGCGCGCCGCCACCCACTCGCCCTCTCCGGGGATCCAGAGCCCGACGATGATGCCGGGCAGCTGCGTCGCGGCGAACGATTCGTCCAGCGTCGTCTCCAGAGCCGCCACCAGTTGCGGATCCAGCGCCGGGGTGGCTGGCGGGCTCGCCGGCGACGGCGCACCCCTCGACGCCGCCGTGCATGCGGCCAGGCCGATGCACGCGAGGGCGGCGACCAGGCCGATCACCCCTGCACGCACGGAGCGGCGGACGTGATCTCCCCGTGCTTGCGCTGCGCGCATGTCCGTCCCCGATCCTGCCGGCCCGCGGATCGGCGCTTCACGCTATCGGCAATCGCAGCGGGAAGATAGGTCGCGCAGGATCTCGCGGTCCTTTCGCGCGCCGCACCGCCGCCCGCGCTGCGGGCTCACCCCACCGTGCTGCGGACGGCGGACATCTCGATCACGCTGACCCCGTGGCCGGATGCCGGCCCGCTCATGGCAACCAGGGCCGCTGCGGCGCCTCCCAGCCCGATGACCTCGCCGATCAGACGGTCCGGCCGGAGGATGCCGGACGCGACCATCTCCAGCATCCCGGGATAGTCGCGCGCGGCCATGCCGTGCGAGCCGTAGATCTCCAGCTCCTTCGCAATCACCTGGCCCATCGGCAGCGCCGGAGCGGCATCCGCCCCCAGCAGCAGCCCGACCTGGACGTGGCGTCCGCGAGGACGCAGCGACGCGATCGAGGCGACCGCCGTCTGCGCCGCGCCGACTGCGTCCAGGGAGACGCGCACGCCCTCGCCGGTGATCTCCCGGATGCGGTCGGCGGTGTCCGCGCCGGCGTTCAGCGTGATCTCGGCGCCGAGGTCCGCCGCCCGGTCCAGCGCCGCCGGCGAGCGGTCCACCGCGATGACGCGGGCGCCGAGCGCGGACGCGATCATCACCGCGGAGAGCCCGACGCCGCCGCATCCGTGGACAGCGACCCAGTCCCCGGGCTGCACGCGGCCGTGGACGGTGACCGCACGGTACGCGGTGGCGAAGCGACACCCCAGCGCGGCGGCCGCTACGAAGTCGAGGCCATCGGGCAGGTGCACCACGTTGAAGTCCGCGGCCGGGATGGCAACCAGTTCCGCGAACGATCCGGGCATGGTGAAACCGGGCTGGGACTGATCGGGGCACACCTGCGCGTCGCCGGATACGCACCACGCGCACCGTCCGCAGCCGCACACGAACGGGGCGGTCACCCGGTCTCCGACGGCGCAGCCGGTCACGTTCGGCCCGACCGCGGCGACGATGCCCGCGAACTCGTGGCCGGGGATCTGCGGCAGGGTGACGGGGTCGTGGCCCTGCCAGGCGTGCCAGTCCGAGCGGCACACGCCCGTGGCGCGCACCTCGATCAGGACCCCGTCGTCGGGGCAGGCCGGATCGTCGACCTGGACCAGGTAGGGAGTGGCTTGGTACGCGTCGTATCTGATTGCCTGCACCCTGCGATCGTAGACGCGACACGACGGGCGACCGCTCGCGAGGCCGCTGCCGTGCTCACGGACCCCGTCCCGCACCCGGGCGGGCCTCACCCGGCGACGCGGATGCCGAGACGGTCGAAGACCGGCAGGCTACCGCCCCGCCGCCGCACCGACCACGTACGGGTACAGCGTGGCGATCATCGCGCCGGCCGCCACCGCCGGGTCGGTCTGCATGACCGCGCGGGCGGTCGCCTCGTCCGGCGCTTCGATGATCGTGATCGCCGGGGTGGCGGGGTCCTCCGGCATCCGGCCGGCGAGGATGAGGATGCCGGCGCGTTTCAGGGCCTGCACGTAGTCGAGGTGGTCGGCGACGGCCTCCTCCTGCTCATCGGCGGCGTCGGGCCGGGCCGGACGGGCCGGGACGATGCGGTAGATCCATTGCGCCATGACTGCTCACTCCTCCGTCGTGGACGCATCGTCCGCGCTCGAACCGTCGCCCAGGGCGGACGGCCCCTGCGTGACGAGGACATGGAACTGCGCGGCGTCGATGATGCGCAGGCCGAGCTCCTCGGCCTTGGCCAGTTTCGAGCCGGCGCCGGGTCCGGCCGCCACGAAGTCGGTCTTCTTCGACACGCTGGAGGCGGCCTTGCCGCCCGCGTGCAGGATCGCCTCCTGCGCTCCTTCGCGGCTGTATCCCTCCAGCGAGCCGGTGGCGACCACGGTGACACCCTCCAGAACCCCGCCCGCCGCCGCGGCGGCACCGGGTCCGGGATGACCGGGGGTGCGCAGCTGCGCTCCGGCCGCGCTCCAGCGCGCGACGATGTCGCGGTGCCAGTCCACCGCGAACCAGTCGATCAGGGAGTCCGCGATGATCCCGCCCACTCCTTCGACCGCCGCCAGGTCGTCCCGGGACGCCGCGCGGATCGCATCGAGCGACCCGAACCACTGCGCCAGCGCACGCGCGGCCACCGGCCCGACGTGCCGGATGTTGAGGGCGACGAGGAAGCGCCACAGCTCTTTCGTCTTCGCCTTCTCGAGCTCGTCGAGGAGGGTCAGCGCCTGCGAGGACGGCTGCGGCCCCTCGAGGTCGGCCTTCTTCTCGGCGGCCGTGGGGTTGCGTCGGAACGGGGCGCGCGTCTTGACGACCCCGTCGTCTTCCTTCGGCAGGCCCGTCTCTGCGTCGCGCACGACCACTTCGATCGGCACGAGTTGGTCGAGCGTGAGCTCGAACAGGCCGGCCTCGGTCTCGAGCGGTGGGGTGGCCGGCACCGACGGCTGCGTCAGCGCGGCGGCCGTGACCTCGCCGAGCGCCTCGATGTCGAGGCCGCCGCGCGAGCCGATGTGCTCGACGCGGCCGCGCACCTGTGCCGGGCACGACCGGGAGTTCGGGCACCGCAGATCGATGTCGCCCTCCTTGGAGGGGGCGAGGCGGAAGCCGCACTCCGGGCAGAACTCGGGCATCACGAACTCGCGCTCGGTGCCGTCGCGGAGTTCGACCACGGGACCGAGCACCTCGGGGATGACGTCGCCCGCCTTGCGGAGCACGACCGTGTCGCCGATCAGCACGCCCTTGGCCTTGACGACGTCCTGGTTGTGCAGGGTCGCCTGGCGCACCACGCTGCCGGCGACGCGGGCGGGCTCCATCACCGCGAACGGGGTGGCGCGTCCGGTGCGACCGACCGAGACGACGATGTCGAGCAGCTTCGTATTGACCTGCTCAGGCGGGTACTTGTACGCGATCGCCCATCGCGGTGCGCGGCTCGTGGCGCCGAGCTCGTCGTGCAGTGCGAGCTCGTCGACCTTGACGACGACGCCGTCGATCTCGTGCTCGACGTCGTGCCGGTGCTCTCCGTAGTGCGTGACGAAGTCGAGCACGCCGTCGATGTCTGCGGTCGTCGCGAAGTACGGGCTGGCCGGCAGCCCCCACTCCGCGAGAAGACCGTAGATCTCGCTCTGCGACGAGACCGGCGGGTTCTGCCAGGCGCCGATGCCGTGCACGAAGAGGCGCAGCGAGGCGACCCTGGCCAGCGCGGCCTCGAGCTCGAGGCCGTCCTTCTTGTCGATCTGCTGGCGCAGCCCCCCGCTGGCGGCGTTGCGCGGATTCGCGAAGGACGGGAAGCGGCGATCGGCGGTGAGCCGCGCTTTGACCTCATCGAACGTGCCGCGCGCCCTGGCTCGCATCTCCTCGACGACGCGGTCGCGCATGGCCGCCTGCAGGGCGTTCAGCTCTGCGAACTGTGCGACCGGGATGAAGACCTCGCCGCGCACCTCGACCAGGGGCGGGTGCCCGCTGCCCGCGAGCCGCTGCGGGATGCCGTGAACGCGTACGGCGTTGACCGTGACGTCTTCGCCCACTCGCCCGTCGCCGCGCGTGGCGGCCGAGGTCAGCACGCCGTCCTCGTAGCGCAGGCTGATCGCCAGGCCGTCGATCTTCAGCTCGGTGAGCCAGCGCACGGGGCGACCGGCGCTCGCCTGGGCCTTGACGCACCAGTCCCGCAGCTCGTCGGCGGAGAAGACGTTGTCGAGGCTCAGCATCCGCTCGGCGTGCTCGACGGGCGCGAACTGCGTGTTCTCGGCGGCGCCGACGGTCAGGGTCGGCGAATCCTGCCCTTGCAGCTCGGGGAAGAGCCGTTCGATCGCCTCGAGTCGATGCATCCACCCGTCGTAGGTGGCGTCGTCGACCAGCTCCGCGTCACGGCCGTAATAGGCGTCGCGGGCTCCCAGAATGCGGTCGGTCAAAGCCTGGGCCTCGTCGCGAGCCTGCTCGAGAGTGAGGTCGATCGGGTCGCCGTTTGTCACTCCGTCAGTCTAGAAGTGACGGGCGACACGGCGGTCAGGCGCCGACCGGGACCGCCGAGACTGTGCGGTCGATCGTGAACTGGCCGAGCACGCGGGTGCCGTCATAGAGCACGGCCGTCTGCCCCGGGGCGACACCGTGCAGCGGCTCGTCGGGGGTGACCACGAGGCATCCGTCGTTGTCGTCGCGCCGCGCGAAGGCGGGCACCGGGTCGGCGTGCGCGCGGATCTGCACATGGCACGCGAAGGCGGATGCCTCGGGCACCGCTCCGGCCCACGTGACGCGGGATCCCGAGATCTCGGCGATCGCGAGGGCCTCCTTCGGGCCGACCACGACGGTGTTCGAGACCGGACGCACTTCGAGCACGAACCGGGGCTTGCCGTCGGCGGCGGGAATCCCGAGCGAGAGTCCGCGGCGCTGGCCGACGGTGAAGGCGTGGGCGCCCTCGTGGGCTCCGACGACGGCCCCGCTCTGGTCGAGGATCTCCCCCGTGGCCGTGCCGACCCGCTCGGCCAGCCAGCCGCGGGTGTCGCCGTCCGGGATGAAGCAGATGTCGTGGCTGTCCGGCTTGGTCGCGACGGTCAGCCCGCGGGCCTCGGCCTCCGCGCGCACCAGCGCCTTCGACGGCGTCTCACCGAGCGGAAAGAGCGTGTGGGCGAGCTGCTCCGCGGTGAGCACGCCGAGGACGTAGGACTGGTCCTTGGCGGCGTCGCTGGCCCGGTGCAGTTCGCGTTCGCCGGATGCCGTCTCCCGCAGGATCGCGTAGTGCCCCGTGCAGACGGCATCGAAGCCGAGGTCGAGCGCCTTCTCGAGGACGGCGGCGAACTTGATCCGCTCGTTGCAGCGCATGCAGGGATTCGGCGTGCGTCCCGCGCTGTACTCGGCGACGAAGTCTTCGATCACGTCATCGCGGAACCGCTCCGAGAAGTCCCACACGTAGAACGGGATGCCGAGACGATCGGCCGCGCGTCGGGCGTCCATGGCGTCCTCGATCGTGCAGCAGCCTCGGCTCCCGGCCCGCAGCGTGCCGCCCGCGCGGGAGAGTGCGAGGTGGACCCCGACCACGTCATGCCCGGCGTCCACGGCGCGCGCTGCAGCCACGGCGGAATCCACCCCACCGCTCATCGCCGCCAGAACACGCATGAGAAGAGTCTACGAGCCGATGCCTCAGCCGAAGCTGGGAGCGGAGCCCGGCACGCGACGCGAGGACAGCCCGGCGGCGCGCGCGCGCTCGAACGCGGCGGGAAGCGCACCGATCACCGCGTCGACGTCCGCATCGGTCGTGGTGCGCCCCAGCGTCAGCCGCAGCGCGCTGCGCGCCGCACCCTCTCCGAGCCCCATCGCGCGCACCACGTGCGAGGGCTCCGGTACGCCCGCCTGACACGCCGAACCGGTCGATACGGCGATGCCGGCGGCATCCAGCAGCAGCAGCAGCGAGTCGCCCTGTGCGCCGGGGAACACCAGGTGCAGATGTCCCGGAAGCCGCTCGGCGTCCGCCCCCGAGACCCGCAGCTCGGGGATCCGTCCGCGGAGCGCTGATTCGAGCCGGTCTCGCAGCGACCCGATCCGCACCGATTCGGACGCCAGCTCGCCGACGGCGAGCTCGGCGGCGACGGTGAATGCGGCGGCGCCCGCGGCATCCTGGGTTCCCGCGCGAAGCCCGCGCTGCTGGCCGCCCCCGTGCAGAAGAGGCTCGACGCGCGCCTCGCGCGCCACGACCAGCGCACCCACGCCGACGGGGCCGCCGAGTTTGTGAGCGGCGACGCTCATGGCCACCAGTCCGGCGCTGCGTGAGCCGGACGCGGCGCGCAGAC
Coding sequences within:
- a CDS encoding YciI family protein, with the protein product MAQWIYRIVPARPARPDAADEQEEAVADHLDYVQALKRAGILILAGRMPEDPATPAITIIEAPDEATARAVMQTDPAVAAGAMIATLYPYVVGAAAGR
- a CDS encoding serine hydrolase domain-containing protein, yielding MRAAQARGDHVRRSVRAGVIGLVAALACIGLAACTAASRGAPSPASPPATPALDPQLVAALETTLDESFAATQLPGIIVGLWIPGEGEWVAARGTANLETGEPMKPGNQQKIGSVTKSIVTSVALQIIGEGTSGLTLEDTIDRWYPDFPEASRITVRMLMNMSSGIGPPGMEQIARICADTRAAPDPEAVIAIGATTPRSSFAPGDGFTYSGFNTFLLGRILEQTTGAQLADLIQDRITEPFGMSRSRFAPDGQVDAPATHGYTMFCPDMPQPTDTIDWSNAESWAAGAMVSTLEDMRAWGVAIGAGAGLSPEMLVARNSDTAPDSGPDGLAYGLGVQVHRDLATGCILDLGHSGAEPGYGTNVTYFATTDAVFVAFANGDGGTGEEIFQVVQALHPVFATAVTTAPTQPCSE
- the ligA gene encoding NAD-dependent DNA ligase LigA produces the protein MTNGDPIDLTLEQARDEAQALTDRILGARDAYYGRDAELVDDATYDGWMHRLEAIERLFPELQGQDSPTLTVGAAENTQFAPVEHAERMLSLDNVFSADELRDWCVKAQASAGRPVRWLTELKIDGLAISLRYEDGVLTSAATRGDGRVGEDVTVNAVRVHGIPQRLAGSGHPPLVEVRGEVFIPVAQFAELNALQAAMRDRVVEEMRARARGTFDEVKARLTADRRFPSFANPRNAASGGLRQQIDKKDGLELEAALARVASLRLFVHGIGAWQNPPVSSQSEIYGLLAEWGLPASPYFATTADIDGVLDFVTHYGEHRHDVEHEIDGVVVKVDELALHDELGATSRAPRWAIAYKYPPEQVNTKLLDIVVSVGRTGRATPFAVMEPARVAGSVVRQATLHNQDVVKAKGVLIGDTVVLRKAGDVIPEVLGPVVELRDGTEREFVMPEFCPECGFRLAPSKEGDIDLRCPNSRSCPAQVRGRVEHIGSRGGLDIEALGEVTAAALTQPSVPATPPLETEAGLFELTLDQLVPIEVVVRDAETGLPKEDDGVVKTRAPFRRNPTAAEKKADLEGPQPSSQALTLLDELEKAKTKELWRFLVALNIRHVGPVAARALAQWFGSLDAIRAASRDDLAAVEGVGGIIADSLIDWFAVDWHRDIVARWSAAGAQLRTPGHPGPGAAAAAGGVLEGVTVVATGSLEGYSREGAQEAILHAGGKAASSVSKKTDFVAAGPGAGSKLAKAEELGLRIIDAAQFHVLVTQGPSALGDGSSADDASTTEE
- a CDS encoding zinc-dependent alcohol dehydrogenase family protein, producing MQAIRYDAYQATPYLVQVDDPACPDDGVLIEVRATGVCRSDWHAWQGHDPVTLPQIPGHEFAGIVAAVGPNVTGCAVGDRVTAPFVCGCGRCAWCVSGDAQVCPDQSQPGFTMPGSFAELVAIPAADFNVVHLPDGLDFVAAAALGCRFATAYRAVTVHGRVQPGDWVAVHGCGGVGLSAVMIASALGARVIAVDRSPAALDRAADLGAEITLNAGADTADRIREITGEGVRVSLDAVGAAQTAVASIASLRPRGRHVQVGLLLGADAAPALPMGQVIAKELEIYGSHGMAARDYPGMLEMVASGILRPDRLIGEVIGLGGAAAALVAMSGPASGHGVSVIEMSAVRSTVG
- the mnmA gene encoding tRNA 2-thiouridine(34) synthase MnmA, translated to MRVLAAMSGGVDSAVAAARAVDAGHDVVGVHLALSRAGGTLRAGSRGCCTIEDAMDARRAADRLGIPFYVWDFSERFRDDVIEDFVAEYSAGRTPNPCMRCNERIKFAAVLEKALDLGFDAVCTGHYAILRETASGERELHRASDAAKDQSYVLGVLTAEQLAHTLFPLGETPSKALVRAEAEARGLTVATKPDSHDICFIPDGDTRGWLAERVGTATGEILDQSGAVVGAHEGAHAFTVGQRRGLSLGIPAADGKPRFVLEVRPVSNTVVVGPKEALAIAEISGSRVTWAGAVPEASAFACHVQIRAHADPVPAFARRDDNDGCLVVTPDEPLHGVAPGQTAVLYDGTRVLGQFTIDRTVSAVPVGA
- a CDS encoding cysteine desulfurase family protein; this encodes MVVYVDHAATTPLRAEARDAWLAATETVGNASSIHTAGQSARRLLEESRERLAAALDCDPVEVVFTSGGTESVNLGITGLYRARRETTGRTAIVAPLAEHHATLDTLGWLDAHEVAEIEWVPVDRDARVDLDAWRGAVGGGDAAVATLLAANNEIGTLQPLVQAAAASVEADVPLHVDAVGAFGHVPLSFRGLRAASGSRSAGLVAMSVAAHKLGGPVGVGALVVAREARVEPLLHGGGQQRGLRAGTQDAAGAAAFTVAAELAVGELASESVRIGSLRDRLESALRGRIPELRVSGADAERLPGHLHLVFPGAQGDSLLLLLDAAGIAVSTGSACQAGVPEPSHVVRAMGLGEGAARSALRLTLGRTTTDADVDAVIGALPAAFERARAAGLSSRRVPGSAPSFG
- a CDS encoding cupin domain-containing protein, with the protein product MHIEDNGPNPHAFDIETATRENATYRTVAWTGKYLQVTLMSIAPGESIGLEVHPETDQFLRLDAGRGTCVMGPEKDRLTFEQEVSDGWSIQVPASTWHDVRNTGDEPLRLYAIYAPAHHAPGLVQYTAQEAEQDEESGRDEPPSWTVQPDSRADDEHA